The region GCAGGGTGCGCAGCCTGTTCAATGGCCGTCTGCAGTCCAGTGCCATCAGCGTCTATTCGCAGGAATGGCACACCCGTTATGCACTGCGTGCTCCGCTGCAGCCCCTTGCACCGGATGGCGAAGGCACCCCGCCGCATGATCTGTGCGGCATTGACCTGCGGTATCATCTGCATCCGGACGACGGGCGGGCAGATGCCAGTGATTCCGTTACCTTTCAGCAGGAGTAAACCATGCTTGTACAGGCAGTCCGAGGCGTGCGTGTTCCCGCGGAAGATACCCCGCGCCGCCACATAGACGACAGTGCACCGGTGGAGGTGCCCGATACAGCGTACTATCGCCGCCGCATGGCGGATGGCGATCTGGTGGAAGTTGCAGATGTCAAATCCGCCGCTTCCGTCCCCAAAACCGTCAGCAAGGAGGCCCGCCGTGGCAAGTCCTAACGTCAGTTTCGACACCTTGCCCGCTTCCATCCGCAAGCCGGGCAAGTACATAGAGTTTAACACCCGTCTTGCTGTACGCACGCTGCCGGCCAACACGCAGCGCGTGCTTATTGTGGCGCAAAGTACGGCACAGGGTGCCCAGCCCGCCGGTCAGCCCGTGGCCGTGTTTTCAGATGATGAAGCCCGCATTCTGTTCGGCACCGGCAGCATTGCCCACGCCATGGTAAAAGCGGCCATTGTCAGCAACCCGTACCTGCAGATCGATGTGCTGCCTGTTGCCGATGATGCCGCCGGTATTGCCGCCAGCGGTACGGTTACTGTCACGGGCACAGCCGCCAGTGCGGGCGTTGTCAGTCTGGCTGTGGCCGACAGCAGTGTACGCATTGCCGTGGCAAAAGGTGATGCCGCTGCCGCCGTGGCCGCCGCGTTGGCAGCGGCCGTCAACGCACGTGCGGAACTGCCCGTAACGGCCACCGCGCAGACAGGCACCGTCACCCTGACAGCCCGCAACAAAGGCACGCTGGGCAACCGTATTCCGCTGGCCCTCAGCGAGACTGCAGACGGAGTGGCAGCGGAAATCGCGGCCATGAGCGGCGGTCAGGCCGACCCCGATATCACCGCTGCACTGGCTGCCGTATTCGGCGGGGGGCACCACATCATTGTCAGCCCCTACACGGATCAGGAAAACCTGACAGCCTTGCGCACGCACCTTGATGCCGTTTCCCACGCACTGGAACAGCGCGGCGCCATAGGTGTGTGCGGCCTTACCGGCACTCTGGCACAGGCCACCACGCTGGCCGGCCAGATTAACTCCGGCCGTATAACCATGGCCCTGCTGCCCGGTACGGAAAGTACTTCATGGCAAGTGGCAGCGGCCTATGCCGCGCAGATTGCGGGAGAAGAAGACCCCGCGCGGCCCCTCAACACCTTGCCGCTTACCGGCATTGTTGCGCCGCCTGTGCCGCGGCGCCTCAGCCGTATGGAGCAGGAAACAGCCCTGCATAACGGCATCACCCCGCTGGAAGTGGCGCCGGGTGAAATCGTGCGCATTGTACGCAGCGTCAGCACGTATACGCTGGACCCCCAGGGCATAGACGACATCGCACTGCTTGATGTGACCACCATCCGTACCCTTGACTATGTGCGCAAGGCCGTGCGCGAACGCATCAGTCTGCGCTTTCCGCGTGAAAAGCTGTCCGCCCGCACAGCGCCCAAAGTGCGCAGCGAGATTCTGGACGTGCTGGTCAAGATGGAAGAGCTGGAAATTGTGGAGGAAGTGGAAGCCAACAAGTCCGGCGTCATCGTGGAACGCGATAGTCAGGACCCCAACAGGCTTAACGCCAAAATTCCGGTGGACGTGGTCAACGGCCTGCATGTGTTTGCCGGACGCATCGACCTACTGCTGTAACGGCGGAGTGCTCCACTATAGCAGCAGAGAGCGCTGCTGTTCTGCGTTGTTACCGCTAGCGGCAGCGCTCTTTCCTATGGCTTTAGTTTTTTATAAAAAACGGATATAGATTGACCAAAAGCCATTGGAGAAAAAGTAGATGAGTAACGTGTTGTGCTTTGATCTTTATCGTTATCAGATAATTCCTATTGCACGCGAATTTCAGTTGCACTTAGACCGTGAGGTTGACTACGAAAAAGTCATTCGCCAAAAGAATTCGCATTTTGCTGAGGCGTTAATAGCTGCAACGTTTCGATATAAACGTCAGTTGCTTGTACATTCTCTTGATGTAATTACTCCATCAGAAAATTTTTTACTAACCATTGCAAGGGAAAAACAGGTATCGAGATATACTGAAGATTTTAAAAAAGAACAAATTGAAAGTTTCCCGCCTACGAGAATTTTCATTATAAACAGAAGTGACGTTCAAATATGTGCTGTAGAGAGAAATATGTACTTTTCTCATACCGATGTGATTGTTAATAAAATAATTGCACCCGAAATAAACCGTTATCTTAAAAAAAACTATTTAACTGCGAAGTTTAGTGCAATAACCGATAAAAATTCGTTCTGGGATTTTGCAAAAAAAAATGAAGGTAAAGTGACATCTATCGAGTTCCATTTGGTTACTCCAAACATGTCAAACATGTCTGCAATGTTGTCAGAAGAGCTAAAGAGTGTGGCAAAAGGAACTCGTGCAGCCACAACGAATGTAAAATTAAAGTCCGAACATAAAAATTACCTCGAAGTTTCAAGGGAAAACAAGCAACTTGCGGATATAGTGAATTATGCAGCTCAAGGCGGTGGAGATGTTTTTGTTAAAATTACTGGGAAAAAAGCCAGATTCGTTTTAGGGGAAAATCAAGTAACGATTGATATTCCTTCAAGTTCTATTGACTCTGAAAGCCGTGAACAGTTGCCGAAACAAATAAGCGAATATGTAAATGGCTACTTTAGGTAGATATACTCTTTTTGCAATAGTTGCATTGATCATCTCTCTTTTTTCAATGTATGCAAAGAGTGATTTTATAGAAAAAATTCTCATCAAAAATTCCTTTGAAGTATCAATAACGTTGTTTGCGATATTTATTTCATTAGCTTCAATTCTTGCGACACAAATAAAAATTCTACATAAAGTTTGCCCAGTAGATATTAAAAAAATTTCACGCACCATGCATGGAGCAATGCTAGAGTTTATCATTGTTATTGTTTTTACATTGGTGATAAATATAATCCATAGTGGCGAGTTGTTTAGTATAGAGTCAAATATAGTCTTTAAGGTAACAATAGATGTTTTATTTGTGGAAGCTATGTTTGTACAACTGTGGATTATATATGATTTTTTAAAATCTATATTAACAATTATACAATTTGAAGATAGTTAATATATACTGAATAGCTTCATGCAGCTTAGCCCTCGCATCATAGATATATATGGTGCGAGGGCTTTCATTTTTACAGTAAAGGAGCATCCAGATGGCTTTGAAAGAATATTTAGGCGCAATTGTACTGGAAGTGGACGGACAGGAATACGAAGTTGAATCCGTGGACATCAGCCATAAGAGCGGCCGCAAGCTGGTAAAAACCATGAACCGCACAGGCCGCGCCAGCGGCTATTCCGAAGGTGTTCATGAATTTTCGCTGCGTGTGACTGCGCCCGTGCCCAAAGAAGGCGCCCCCGACTGGGACAACATTGTCGGCGCAAAGCTGACCATTTATCCCGTATCAGCCGGTGGCAGGCGCGAATCCTACCTTGACTGCGTCAGCATGGAAGATTCGCGCAAATACAGCGTGGATAACGAGGCTAAGGTGGACGTCACGCTGGCCGCTCTGGACAGAATCGAAGAATAACCCCCAAGGAGCCAGACATGACACACCCCGCACAAACGCCCGGCGCACCGGACAGCCAGTCCGGTCCCGGCATCGTAGAAGGTCGCACCGTTATCCAGCCGGTACCCCCGCCTCTGGGGGCGCACCGCGGTGCCCTGACAGAACGGGGCACCCTGACCATAGGCTACCGTGACGAATCCGGCACATGGCATAAGGATTTTGAAATCCGTCTGCCTACCATGCTGGATGTGGAAGTGGCCATGGCACAAGCCGGCGAAGGCGCATCGCTGGCCGCCATAACCCGCCACACATGGGCACGCACGCTGGTGCGCATAGGCACTGTGACCCACATAACCGCCGATATGCTGGCCTCGCTGGCCGATACGGAATACGGCGTGCTGCTGGCCGCGGAAGAAGCGCTGCGAAAAAAGCTGAAAGCCGCGAGCGCCACCTTGCCCGGATAAGGCAGGCCCAGCTGGTTCTGGTGCGTCATGGCTTTGCCTATGCCGAGGTGCAGGCCATGACGCAGCCGGAGATGCTGCATTTTATCGAGCTGCTCGGCGGCAGAAAAACAGGCGAACCGGCGGGGACCCGCAGAGTGGTAAACCGGCGGCTGGTCCCGAAAAATAAACACATCAGCAAGTAATGATACTCAGATGAGGTGCCCATGTCCGGTATGGATGTACAGATAGCCTTGCGCCTGCGGGACAATATGAGCACGCAGGCAAGGCGTGCCCTTGACGAGGTTGCGCGCGGCGCAGGCAAGGCTTCTGACGCGGCACATACGCTTGCACGGGCCACAGCTTCAGCAGACAGGCAGGGCTTTTCGCGTCTTGTACACGGCCTGCGCACGGTGGACAGCCTGAGCCGCAGGGCGGAAAACAGCATGAAAGCTCTGGGCCGCACCGCTGCCGGTGTGGCCCGGTCCACCGCACAGCTGGGTGCAGGGCTGGCCGCCGGAGCCTATGTCGGGCAGCGGGCACTGGCCCGGCCCGTAGATTTTGAACTGCGCATGGCCCGTATGGCAAACACGGCGTATGCAGACCGCGATGCCGCAGGACGCAGTGCGGGCATGGCGGAATTGGCAAAAGTCGTGGATATGGCCGCCCGGCTGGGCGGCAACCGCGAACAGGCTGCTGAGGCACTGGACGCCATGCTGGCGTCCGGTGCTCTGGAAACCGGTGTGGCCATGCGTCTGCTGCCGGTGCTGCAGCGATACGCACAGGCCTCCGGCGCGGCCTCTACAGAGCTGGCAGACATTGTCATCCGCGGTGTCCAACAGGGCTTTTTTTCACCCGATCAGGCACCGGCAGCACTGGATAAAGCCATTGTGGCAGGTCAGCAGGGCGGGTTCGAGCTGAAAGACATGGCCCGCTGGCTGCCCCAGATGATGGCCAGCGCTCAGGGCATGAAAGGCATGGCCGGTTATGAACGTCTGCTGGCATCAGCGCAGGCATCGGCCATTACCGCCGGCAGCAAAGATCAGGCGGGCAACAACCTGGTCAACCTGCTGGCCAAGATGAACAGCCAGGACGCCCAGCGGAATTTTGAAAAATTCGGTATCGACCTTGCCGGTAGCCTTGCCGCAGCCCGAGATAAGGGTGCTCTGCCTTTGGATACTTTTATTCGCCTGCTGGAAACCCGCATTGTTGCCGGTGATAAACGCTTTGCCGCCCTGCAGCAGCGCGCCGCCGGAGAAAAAGGACCGGAGCGGACAGCCATACTCAACGACATGGCAGACATACTGCAGGCCGGAGCGGTCGGCCAGATAGTGCAGGACAGGCAAGCCCTGATGGCTCTGGTGGCTGAAATGTCGCAGAAAAAGTACATCGCAGATGTGCAAGCTGCCATGCAGAACGCATCAGGAGCCGGAGGGACTTCATACGATGTTGTTTCTGAAACAATCATGTTTAAACTTCAAAGACTGATGACAGAGGTGGAGATAGCGTATTCTGCTGTGCTGGAATCCATAAAAACCCCTCTCGCCTCTATCGTTGATACAGCTGTAAAAACGGCGAAAAGTTTTCCTAAACTCACATTTGTTGTTACCGGTGCGGCCACTGCAATCGCCATGTTTGGTGCCACCGCTGCCGCAATGAGCGGCTGGAACATGCTTACCGGCCGCGGCGGGGGCGGTGCCCTGCGCGGAGGCCGTGCTAGCGGTGTTGCCGGTATGGTGCGCGCTGTGGGCAGGCAAGGCAAAGGGGCGGTAAAATCACTCGGCAGGATTTTCGGGCGGGGCGGCGCCCCGCTTGCCCTTGCTGCGACCGCAGCCGATATCATTACCACAGAAGCCAGTGGCGATCTGACCCGCAACGAGAAAAATGCAGCCCACGTGGGCACTGCCGGAGGCCTTGCAGGAGCGCTGGCCGGAGGTAAAGCGGGTGCTGCGATGGGTGGAGCCATCGGAACATTTTTTGCGCCCGGAGTAGGTACCGCCATAGGTGCCGGTGTGGGCGGGCTGATTGGTGCAGGTTTTGGCGCGTGGGGGGGCCAGAGCCTCGGCGATATGCTGGGCAATCTTATTTTTTCCGACGATTCCACCACCACGGTACACACCCATATCAATATAGATGGCCGCGAACTGGCCAGCGCGGTTGAATCTGTGCAGCTGCGTAATGCACGCAGGCACTAGGAGGCGGTTATGAGCTGGAAGGACTCGCTGCAGGACGCCCGCTTTCGTAACGTGACGTTTGAGGTGCTGCGCATACGGGACACAGGCAGCCATGCAGTGCAGGAACATAAGTACCCGTACCGTGACGGGGCAGAACAGGAAGATATGGGCACCGACGCACAGCGTATCAGCCTGACCGGCGTTTTTTACGGGCCGCAGTATGAAACCGGCCTTAACGCACTGCGTGCCGCCTTGCGCGAGCATGGCAAAGGCGA is a window of Oleidesulfovibrio alaskensis DSM 16109 DNA encoding:
- a CDS encoding phage tail tape measure protein, whose protein sequence is MSGMDVQIALRLRDNMSTQARRALDEVARGAGKASDAAHTLARATASADRQGFSRLVHGLRTVDSLSRRAENSMKALGRTAAGVARSTAQLGAGLAAGAYVGQRALARPVDFELRMARMANTAYADRDAAGRSAGMAELAKVVDMAARLGGNREQAAEALDAMLASGALETGVAMRLLPVLQRYAQASGAASTELADIVIRGVQQGFFSPDQAPAALDKAIVAGQQGGFELKDMARWLPQMMASAQGMKGMAGYERLLASAQASAITAGSKDQAGNNLVNLLAKMNSQDAQRNFEKFGIDLAGSLAAARDKGALPLDTFIRLLETRIVAGDKRFAALQQRAAGEKGPERTAILNDMADILQAGAVGQIVQDRQALMALVAEMSQKKYIADVQAAMQNASGAGGTSYDVVSETIMFKLQRLMTEVEIAYSAVLESIKTPLASIVDTAVKTAKSFPKLTFVVTGAATAIAMFGATAAAMSGWNMLTGRGGGGALRGGRASGVAGMVRAVGRQGKGAVKSLGRIFGRGGAPLALAATAADIITTEASGDLTRNEKNAAHVGTAGGLAGALAGGKAGAAMGGAIGTFFAPGVGTAIGAGVGGLIGAGFGAWGGQSLGDMLGNLIFSDDSTTTVHTHINIDGRELASAVESVQLRNARRH
- a CDS encoding phage tail sheath subtilisin-like domain-containing protein; the encoded protein is MASPNVSFDTLPASIRKPGKYIEFNTRLAVRTLPANTQRVLIVAQSTAQGAQPAGQPVAVFSDDEARILFGTGSIAHAMVKAAIVSNPYLQIDVLPVADDAAGIAASGTVTVTGTAASAGVVSLAVADSSVRIAVAKGDAAAAVAAALAAAVNARAELPVTATAQTGTVTLTARNKGTLGNRIPLALSETADGVAAEIAAMSGGQADPDITAALAAVFGGGHHIIVSPYTDQENLTALRTHLDAVSHALEQRGAIGVCGLTGTLAQATTLAGQINSGRITMALLPGTESTSWQVAAAYAAQIAGEEDPARPLNTLPLTGIVAPPVPRRLSRMEQETALHNGITPLEVAPGEIVRIVRSVSTYTLDPQGIDDIALLDVTTIRTLDYVRKAVRERISLRFPREKLSARTAPKVRSEILDVLVKMEELEIVEEVEANKSGVIVERDSQDPNRLNAKIPVDVVNGLHVFAGRIDLLL
- a CDS encoding DUF2635 domain-containing protein — protein: MLVQAVRGVRVPAEDTPRRHIDDSAPVEVPDTAYYRRRMADGDLVEVADVKSAASVPKTVSKEARRGKS